One region of Ahniella affigens genomic DNA includes:
- a CDS encoding DUF494 family protein — MKENMLEVLVYLFENYFFCAPENTTFDRDSMQDALLEAGFHSNNIGKAWDWLAALQAPPEAPASTAHPVRIYAPIEQDYLDVSARGFLLRLEQHGMLDVRTRERVLERALALEHAPVQVEELKWVVLMVLYNQPGREAEFAWIHAELLGDARLH, encoded by the coding sequence ATGAAAGAGAACATGCTGGAAGTACTGGTTTACCTGTTCGAGAACTACTTCTTCTGCGCACCCGAAAACACCACGTTCGATCGCGACAGCATGCAGGATGCGTTGCTTGAGGCCGGCTTTCACAGCAACAACATTGGCAAGGCCTGGGATTGGCTGGCTGCACTGCAGGCACCACCCGAGGCCCCCGCGTCTACGGCGCACCCAGTGCGCATCTATGCCCCGATTGAGCAGGACTATCTGGACGTCTCTGCGCGTGGCTTTTTGCTGCGCCTGGAACAGCACGGCATGCTCGACGTACGAACTCGTGAGCGCGTGCTGGAGCGGGCGCTGGCTCTGGAGCATGCGCCCGTACAAGTCGAAGAATTGAAGTGGGTGGTGCTGATGGTGCTGTATAACCAGCCCGGTCGGGAGGCGGAATTCGCCTGGATCCATGCCGAGCTGTTGGGCGACGCCCG